One window of the Aptenodytes patagonicus chromosome 5, bAptPat1.pri.cur, whole genome shotgun sequence genome contains the following:
- the LRRTM3 gene encoding leucine-rich repeat transmembrane neuronal protein 3 isoform X3, with product MGFNVIRLLSGSAVALVIAPTVLLTMLSSAERGCPKGCRCEGKMVYCESQKLQEIPSSISAGCLGLSLRYNSLQKLKYNQFKGLNQLTWLYLDHNHISNIDENAFNGIRRLKELILSSNRISYFLNNTFRPVTNLRNLDLSYNQLQSLGSEQFRGLRKLLSLHLRSNSLRTIPVRIFQDCRNLELLDLGYNRIRSLARNVFAGMIRLKELHLEHNQFSKLNLALFPRLVSLQNLYLQWNKISVIGQTMSWTWSSLQRLDLSGNEIEAFSGPSVFQCVPNLQRLNLDSNKLTFIGQEILDSWISLNDISLAGNIWECSRNICSLVNWLKSFKGLRENTIICASPKELQGVNVIDAVKNYSICSKSTTERFELARALPKPTSKPKLTRPKHDSKPPLPPTIGATESSSEPEHDTEHISFHKIIAGSVALFLSVLVILLVIYVSWKRYPASMKQLQQRSLMRRHRKKKRQSLKQMTPSTQEFYVDYKPTNTETSEMLLNGTGPCTYNKSGSRECEV from the exons ATGG gtTTCAATGTAATTAGGCTACTGAGCGGATCAGCTGTAGCTCTGGTAATAGCCCCTACTGTATTACTGacaatgctttcttctgctgaacGAGGATGCCCTAAGGGCTGTAGGTGTGAAGGCAAAATGGTATATTGTGAATCTCAGAAATTGCAGGAGATTCCCTCAAGTATATCAGCTGGTTGTTTAGGTTTGTCCCTTCGATATAACAGCCTCCAAAAACTAAAATACAATCAATTTAAAGGTCTTAATCAACTCACCTGGCTCTATTTAGACCATAACCACATCAGCAATATTGACGAAAATGCTTTCAATGGAATACGCAGACTAAAAGAGTTGATCTTGAGTTCCAACAGAATCTCCTATTTTCTTAATAATACCTTCAGACCTGTGACAAATCTCCGGAATTTGGATCTGTCATACAATCAGCTGCAGTCTCTGGGATCTGAACAGTTCAGGGGCTTAAGGAAGCTGCTGAGTTTACATTTGCGGTCCAATTCCCTAAGAACCATCCCTGTTCGAATATTTCAAGATTGTAGGAACCTTGAACTGTTGGACCTGGGTTATAATCGCATCCGAAGTTTAGCAAGGAATGTCTTTGCAGGCATGATCAGACTGAAAGAGCTTCATCTGGAGCACAATCAATTTTCTAAGCTCAACCTGGCACTTTTTCCAAGGCTAGTCAGCCTTCAAAACCTTTATTTACAGTGGAATAAAATCAGTGTGATAGGACAAACTATGTCCTGGACCTGGAGCTCATTACAAAGACTTGATTTATCTGGCAATGAAATAGAAGCTTTCAGTGGACCTAGTGTTTTTCAGTGTGTGCCCAATTTACAGCGCCTCAACCTGGATTCAAACAAGCTCACATTTATTGGTCAAGAAATTTTGGATTCTTGGATATCCCTCAATGACATCAGCCTTGCCGGGAATATATGGGAATGCAGCAGAAACATTTGCTCTCTGGTAAACTGGCTTAAAAGTTTTAAAGGGCTGAGGGAAAATACAATTATTTGTGCCAGCCCCAAAGAGCTGCAAGGGGTGAATGTTATTGATGCAGTGAAAAACTACAGCATCTGTAGCAAAAGTACCACGGAAAGGTTTGAATTAGCACGAGCTCTCCCAAAGCCAACGTCTAAACCAAAACTCACCAGGCCTAAACACGACAGCAAGCCCCCTCTGCCCCCAACTATTGGAGCCACTGAATCAAGCTCTGAACCTGAGCACGACACAGAACACATCTCCTTCCATAAAATCATAGCAGGCAGCGTGGCCCTTTTCTTGTCTGTGCTTGTGATCCTGCTGGTAATCTATGTGTCATGGAAGCGTTACCCAGCCAGTatgaagcagctgcagcagcgcTCTCTCATGCGAaggcacaggaaaaagaaaagacagtcaCTGAAGCAAATGACTCCAAGCACACAGGAATTTTATGTAGATTACAAACCTACCAACACTGAAACCAGTGAGATGCTGCTGAATGGAACAGGACCCTGCACGTATAACAAATCAGGCTCCAGGGAATGTGAG